A genomic window from Variovorax paradoxus includes:
- a CDS encoding acetyl-CoA C-acetyltransferase, which yields MPEAFIVAAARTAGGRRNGRLAGWHPADLAAQVLNALVERTDADPALVEDVIMGCVDQAGEQSSNIARNAVLASKLPESVPATSVDRQCGSSQQALHFAAQAVMSGSMDIVIAAGVESMTRVPMGMPSTLPLKNGLGFYVSPLMAQRYPDIQFSQFTGAEMIARNYGIEKDELDRYAFESHKRAIAATQAGLFEREIVPIAVRMADGTEPGELHTTDEGIRYDATLESIAAVKLIAEGGRCTAATASQICDGASGLLVVNERGLKTLGVKPLARIHHMSVMGHDPVIMLEAPLPATQRALKKAGMKIEDIDLYEVNEAFAPVPLAWLQALGADPARLNVNGGAIALGHPLGASGTKLMTTLVHALGQRGKRYGLQTMCEGGGMANVTIVERL from the coding sequence ATGCCCGAAGCATTCATCGTCGCCGCCGCACGCACCGCCGGAGGCCGCCGCAACGGCCGCCTTGCCGGCTGGCACCCGGCCGACCTCGCCGCGCAGGTGCTCAACGCCCTGGTGGAGCGCACTGACGCCGACCCCGCGCTGGTCGAGGACGTCATCATGGGCTGCGTCGACCAGGCCGGCGAGCAGTCTTCCAACATCGCGCGCAACGCGGTGCTGGCGTCGAAGCTGCCCGAATCGGTGCCGGCCACTTCGGTCGACCGCCAGTGCGGCTCGTCGCAGCAGGCGCTGCACTTCGCGGCGCAGGCCGTGATGTCGGGCAGCATGGACATCGTCATCGCCGCCGGTGTGGAAAGCATGACGCGCGTGCCGATGGGCATGCCCAGTACGCTGCCGCTGAAGAATGGCCTGGGCTTCTACGTGAGCCCGCTCATGGCACAACGCTATCCCGACATCCAGTTCAGCCAGTTCACCGGCGCCGAGATGATCGCCAGGAACTACGGCATCGAGAAGGACGAGCTCGACCGCTACGCATTCGAAAGCCACAAGCGCGCCATTGCCGCCACCCAGGCCGGCCTCTTCGAGCGCGAGATCGTGCCGATTGCGGTGCGCATGGCCGACGGCACCGAGCCCGGCGAGCTGCACACCACCGACGAGGGCATCCGCTACGACGCCACGCTGGAGAGCATCGCGGCCGTCAAGCTCATTGCCGAAGGTGGGCGCTGCACCGCCGCCACCGCCAGCCAGATCTGCGACGGCGCGAGCGGCCTGCTGGTGGTGAACGAGCGCGGCCTGAAGACGCTGGGCGTGAAGCCGCTCGCGCGCATCCACCACATGAGCGTGATGGGCCACGACCCGGTGATCATGCTGGAGGCACCGCTGCCCGCCACGCAGCGCGCGCTGAAGAAGGCGGGCATGAAGATCGAGGACATCGACCTGTACGAAGTCAACGAGGCCTTCGCACCGGTGCCGCTGGCCTGGCTGCAGGCACTGGGCGCCGACCCGGCCCGGCTGAACGTGAACGGCGGCGCGATCGCGCTGGGTCATCCGCTTGGCGCCTCGGGCACCAAGCTGATGACCACGCTGGTCCACGCGCTCGGCCAGCGCGG